Genomic segment of Lemur catta isolate mLemCat1 chromosome 2, mLemCat1.pri, whole genome shotgun sequence:
CCGGCAGTGGCTGGGGCCCCTGTGTCGGGGCCCGGAGCTCCCAGCCCCCCGAGGACATCCTGCCCAGCCCCCTGGGTGCCGAGGTCTGACCCCAGCTCCTGCAGTCCGTGTGCCCTCGCCCCGAATGTGCCggtcccacccctgccaccctggccccccgcccagcccctcccctgccccagccctggggccaaCGCCGGGGACCTGCCCAGCCTTGGCGTGCATGTGGATAGACCCCGCCAGGCTGTGGCCAAGGCTTGTCTCTGGGGTCACCCGGGGACAGCAGAGGTCACAGCTATTTATTGATCGCAGTTGAGGACATTAAAATAGAAGCCACCTTCACCCCCGTCTCAGCCTCTTTCCTTGCTGCCCAGCCAGACCACCTGGACACCCCCAGGAAGTGTCGGTCCCGGGCAGGCAGTGTCTGGGCTTTGACCTTCAGACCCTGCCCCCCCTCCTGTGGACCGGGGCCCTCccggagggctgggggtggggcgggggcttccagaggaggggacagagtgCAGGGGTCGGGAGGCAGGCGTGCGTGGTCTGGGCTGCTCAGGACGATTTGTCCTGTGTTTCTGTGCGTTGGGGACGGGCAGGGACCCTGTGcatcctccagcccccagcaaGGCGGCCTTCCCTGCAGTTAAACGGTGCCCGTGTGTTCTCTGGCTCAGGGCTGTTCACCCAGCGTGGGCTCTGCTGGGCCCCCGCCAGCCCCTGCGGCCACGATAAGCATCGGTGGCCTTCACAGCtcgctgcctccctcccagcctggcccggCTCGGCCTTCCCACGGGCAGGGGACGgcgggtgggcaggcaggggcctgggggcccCCCCACAGCTGGTCACTGCTCTCCCCGGGGAGTAAGCCACACCCTCCAGGCCCACCCAGGAGTggcccccagagcccagggcGCTCTCCGAGGAGGTGCAGGTCCTGCCTGTGCTGGGCTCCCCACACTGGGGCTGGGCCGGCTGGGTGCGGCCAGTCTGAGCAGGACCTGCCGCTGCCCGTCCACTGCACCCAGTGGTGACAGCGTCAGCCCTGCCCTGCGGTGTCTGGAGCTGAGGTGTGGCTGCCCAGGCGGGGAGTGCTGTGGTCATAGACTGGGGCTGACAGGTCCCAGCCAGGCACCTCCTACCCAGAGGCCTCCTGGAGGGGCTTCAGGGGACTGTGAGCAGAGCCAGGATGTGTCCTGAGTCTGGGGAGACGCCCCCCGCACAGCCTCCCACTGGTACCCCACGTGTCTGTCGTGCccgacttctttttgttttttaaatttaaattttttgttttttgaaagaaattgagacagagtctcactctgttgcccgggctagagtgccatggcgtcctCACAGCTTACAGctacctccaactcctgggctcgagatcctcctgcctcagcctcccgagtagctgggactacaggtgcaccaccatgcctggctaatttttctatttttagtagagacgggggtctcgctcttgctcaggctggtctggaactcgtgagctcaagcgatcctcccgcctcggcctcccaaagcgctgggattacaggcgtgagccaccgcccggcCACGCCCGACTTCTCATCCCTCGCTGGGCAGACAGGTGAGCCTGCCCTGCTGGGGCCACATCACACAGGCTCCCATGTGCAGAGACGGGACCGTTCTGCCCGCCACCTGGTGGGGCAGGCAGGATTGACCTCCCGGACGGCCCCTACTCCAGACTCCAGCCAGCAGTCACCTTCCCAGATGGGCAGACAGAGTGACCCTGCTCAGGGtggtggcctggggctgcctcaTCACATGAATGTTTGCTGAGAGGGGCCATGGAGATGtctcagggaggggagggctggctgAGGGGCTCCAGCCACCAGGGGCAGCCCGTGCGAAGGCCCCGGGGCAGGAATGTAGCAGCACTGTGGAGTCCCCAGGGGACtccatttatattttacagaACCTCCTTGCATTGCTGCTCAAACGTGGTGTCACCCCACCTTGGCCACGCCCAGCTGTGTCCCTGCCCAGGGACCTGCAGGTGCCTCCTCCCCACTCAGGCTCTTGTTTCCAGccccagggcagagcccagggaggCCTCTCtgcgtggggcaggtgggggccctAGGAAAGCACTCGCCTCAGCCTTCAGAGGTTGGAAGTCTCCCTGACCTGGGGGCACAGACAGAGCAGTGCTGGTGCGGGGGTGACCAGCAGGAGCTTAGGCTGTCCCCAGAAAGGAAGGGGACGCGTGGGCAGAGGAGTTTGAGAAACGCTGCCGtcacccctcccccctcccccggaCTCTGCAATGCCTGTGAGCCCATTTGGGGCTCAGAGCAAAGCCACAGCGAGCGTCTCAGGTTGTGTCTCCCAGATTGGAGTTCCAGGTGCCTTGACTCCTGGGTGGCCACTTGGGGACCACGTGGGTGCTTGGGACCTGGAGGAACAGAgctcagcctccccacccccgggCCTCAGGTTCCTCCTCTGTCCAATGGGAGGACAGTGGCACTGCCCGGAGGGCGCCAGGAGGGCTGACCTTGCCGCCCACACACAGTGGGGCCTCATCATCTCTCTTGCAGCCCCGAACTTGGGtcagctgtgcagaagctgaGGCGGAGTCTGCctgtctgcccccagcccccggccctgcctcctcgaCCTTCCGGGGCTCCCCCACTGGCCCGCTGCCCCCTGGGGCTGCACCTCACGCTGCACCTGCCTGGAGACTCCGTTCACTCCTGGCAGCCCCGGCACTGTCCCCCGGCCAGCCTGCTCTTCCCGACGTCTGGGGCCGCCCCCGTGTGCCCGTGCTAGACCTGGAGGGGTGATCCAtctgcctcctgcctcaacccGCTCTGGGAACCTGCCTTCCAGAGAACGTGCTGTGACAGCCTTGGGGCTTGTGATGGTCGGCACCCTCCTCTGTGGGGCTGTCCCTGAACTCTGGCGCACTGCCGGGACCCCGGGGTTGTGTACAGCCTCACGCTGGGCCCCGCTCGGGAGCCCCTGGTCCCAGCCTCCATGCTGGGTGGGCCCAGGGCCTGATGGGGCCTCACTGTGAACagagggtgtggggtgtgtggctGCTTGGCAGTGCCCACAAGCGCCTGGGCTCCCTGGGGGGACAGATGACCCTGTTTCCCTGGGCTCCCTAGGGGGCCAGGTGACCCTGTTTCCCTAGGCCAGGCCACCCATCTGCTGGTGTCAGAGGGGCTGAGGCAGCCCTTGGGTGTGGCCTGTGCGCACCAGGTCTAGCTCCTGGCAGCAGACGCCAGGGATGGCTACATCAAGGTGTAGGGGTACCCAACCGGTGGGCTCCAATGGGGACAGCCCCTAGGCCCCTGGACTGCCATCGGAGGAATGTCCAGGGCTGGTGGGGTGCTCTGGGGCTGCTGGCCGTGCCCTCCTGACCGGAGCAtctactgtgcctggccatggGCTGGCCTCGTATCTCCTTGGTGAGGGCTCCCATCCCACTGGCAGCCGTGAATCAgctgcctcccaggcctccctgTAGGGAGGACCCTCTCTAAGCTCTCCATGTCCCCTCTCTGTGTGCCCTGGACCCTGGCTCTGGTCCCAGGAAGCCTGAGCTTTGGGGCCAGCAGCCGAAGCCTCGGGATCCTTGGTGTGTGGGGCCAGCTGCCTGCACACACCCGGGCAGGATCTCCCGCCAGTGGCGGGCCCGGCCTCCTAatcaggggcaggcagggagggtgcGGCTGGGCTGGGCGGTTTGGGCAGTGGTGTGGCCCCCCAGTGTCCCCCAGCCTCAGAGGCAGCCACAGTGCTGAGGCTCCAAGCAGCTTCTCCGGGCCTGGTGGAGgtaagggggtggggagggcagccctAGAGGTGCCTGGGGGTGCATCTGGCTGCGTTGGGGTCTGTGCCCTCTCTCCCACTGCCCCGCGAAGGAAGGAAGGCTGTGTGAGCCTTTATTTTCTCCCCCGGGGACCAAATAGCTCCAAGCTCACGGGCAGTGGTTATGGGGGAGTCCAGGGGAGCCTTCCTGTGAGGACAGACTCATGAGGAAATGAGGCCTGAAAGGAGAGGTGCCTGGTGACTCAGTGAGTCTGGGGCCCAGCGAGGGGTCCCCATGGGGAGGGCGCTGGGAGGAGGGCGGCTCCTGTCCCTGCAGGGTGGCACTCCCTCTGTCACCAAGACAGTGGGGCCTGTGGCTTGGGCCAGCGCCCCGATGAGGTCCCCTCAGTACGTCAGGGTGAGCGCACTGAATGGGCCCACGAGGGTGTTCTGTTGTTAGGGCTGTTGTCCCCCCCACAATCAGATAGCTGCAGCCTCGGGGCCGCCACATCAGGGCTCAGCCTTCCCAGCACAGCCGGCCTGGGGGGATCTGGGGCTGCCCCTCTGCAgagagcagggtgggaggggaccAGCCTGCGGGGGCAGCTCCTTGTGGGACCCcactgcagggcctgggggtccTTTCACCCTGGGAGGGTGGGAGCAAGGTGGGATCTGGGTCACTCAAAGGCCGGGCCCACTGGATCCCCCAGGGGAGGTAAACCAGGCTTGGCGGCTGGGGACCCGGCGGGCGTGGGGACGCTGCGCGCGCGCGGAACGCTCGGGCCGGGCCGGCGGGCGACCCGGGTGCCTTTGGGGGACGGACCGTCGCGCGGCAACGCGCGGAGCCGGCGGAAATGGGGCTCGTGTCCCGCGGCGCGGCCGCGGCGGGGCTAGGGACCCGGAGCACCGTCGTCCGCCCGGGCCAGCCCAACGCGGTCCCCAACCGCATCCGACCCCGCCGTCCGAGGGCGCGGCCCCGGGGAGCAGCCGGTGAGCACGGGGGAGGGCGGCGTCCGCGCGGGTGACCTTGGCGCCGCCCCTCGGCTGTGGGCGGGGACGCGCGGACGAGGGAGCGGGGGTGTCCCCGCGGCCTCTTGGGCCGACGCAGGCCCCTTGCCGCTCGCGGTCTGTTTACTCATCCGCACGACGGGGACGCCACCGCTCGCCGCCCAGGGGACCCGTGGGCGGGCGCGAGAGGCTTTGCGGCGGGGCCCGGTGGGCGCCCTTCCCGCAGCCTGGCCCCTGCGCCTGGTGGGCGACGGGCGCCCCCTGGCCTGGGTCCCGCCGTGGAGCCTGAGGAAGGGCAGTTGCCAGCCGTCCCTGACCGCAGTAAACGGCAAAAACGGGATCGTAGCTACACGTCCCTTCTTCCAAAGCGAGAGGGAAAAGCGCTGTAGACGGGAGGCGAGAGTTCTCGCTTGTCCTCTTACACAACGTGGGGCTAGACACAGATTCTCCTGAGCCCCCGGGTGGTGGGCAGGGAGGCCTCACCGAGGGCGTTTCAGCTAGTGAGCTGTCGCTGGGCAGTCCTGACTGGGCGTCCCCCAGGTCTGTTCACGCGCAGGAGAGGGAGGTACTTCTACTGTGTAGGGAACACTTTCGACTTCAAGTTCAGTGGCGAGGACTGTCCGGGAGACCTCTTTACCTGTCTGGTATGGGAACCTCATTTCACACGGGAACTCAGTCTCCCTAACGGAGGAAGCATTTCTAGCCttgtgcccgtgtgtgtgtgtgtgtgtgtgtgtgtgtgtgtgcgtgtgtgcccgcgtgtgcgtgtgcgtgcatgtgcccatgtgtgtgcgtgtgtgtgtgtgtgtgtgtgtgcgtgtgtgcgtgtgtgtgctgtgttttCATCAGTCTTTAAAGATGCTCGGGCTGCCCACACTGCTGCTTTCTCCCACGCTGCACCTCCTCCGCTATCGATCGCCTGCTCTTTCATGTTTCCCTTCCCGTCTGATCCCCGCAGCCTGGCGAGCGAGTACACGCGTTTGTGCTTCAGTCACTCCCAGAGGctgaagtgggggtgggggtgggaactTGCCCCATAATTTGTTGGGTTCTCCCTCACCGCCCCATGGATAGGAACATCCACTTCTGCCCTCCAATCTCCCTCCTTAGACACAAGgagatcattttcttttctttctttttttttttttaacgtaaaCTTTGTAGATAAAATATACCGCACATAAAGAAAGTGCACAAATTGTGTGCATAACTCGGTGAATTTACCCAATGTGAACACACCATGTACCCAGGTCCCCGCAGAACATGTTTGCTGTTAGACCGATTGTGTCTCTTTTCAGACAGTAACCTGTTCCCGGGACAGGTGTTCCCCTGGCAGGGGTGATGGTGTCATCTGGCTGGACGGGTGTATCCGAATGGCGGGTGCCGTAATGCTTGGACTGTGCTAGATGGTTCCCTGTGGTGGTCACCCAGCTGACAACACTGGGCCCCCCTGGCACGATTGCTCTGTCCTCCTCATGAGGAAGGGCAGGCCCTGCAGAAAGGGCAGGTAGAGGACATGGCCTTTGGTGCTGGCCACAGGGGCTGGCGTTGGGCTTGAGTTTCCCTTGCTGGCGTCCATGTCAACTGCCCTCTCTGGGCACTGAGGAAAGTGGGCATTTGGGGCTTCTGCGGCTCAACCCGGAAGGACCCTTTTCAGCTAGAACCCACAGCGGCAAGAGGCCCCTTTCCCAAGCTGGCCACCAGAGGCCAGACCTTGAGCCCCTGGTCTGGGCTGCAAGGGAAGAAAGCCATCGCACCGGGAGCCTCTTAAGCCCTGGGCATTTGTATCTGTGAGGCCCCTCCCAGAGCCCCCCACCCTCAGGAGAGGACTTATGTGTCATACCACCCCACTGTGTGTGTCTCTTTCTGTCCCCTTGTCCCTAAGTGCGTGGTGAGCACTGGGACCTGCAGGCCCAGGCGCAGTCTGAGGTCTGTGCCCCTCCCTCAGGTGTGGGCTCCAACTTGGGGGTCTTTGCTCAGGGTGGCTGCTCTGCACTCTGTGCAGGTGAGACGAAGGCGGTGGTGGCAGTGACTGAGGAAGGTGGTCTGGGCACCAGGCCCTAGCCAGCCCAGCAGCCCCTTGCCACCATGCTGCAGGACCCAGGGAGGGACTCAGGCTGAGGAACAGCTCAGCAGTGGGTCCCTGCCGAGAAACCTCAGTCCCCAACTGGCTCACCTGGGTAAGGACAGGCTCAGGCTCCCACAGATTCAGGAATTCTAGTTGTTTGGGGCCGTTCTTCCTGCTTATGGGCCACGTCACGGTAGTGAGGGCCAGAAAGGCTGGTGTCCCCTCAGCCCGAGAGAACACGACAAGGTTCCTCCATGCCCCTGGGCCCGAGAACTCCTCCCACCGCATTTCCAGACGGCTGTGTGGTCGGAGAAATACACCCTGAAGGACAGAACACGCTCCCCTGCTGGGAACCCACCCAGGGCGGCTGGCGGAGATGGGGGAAGGGTGGGCACTGCCCGGGCACTGTGGGAGGATGCAGGGCCAGGGTGGCGGCGGAAGCCCCGTCCGCGCTAAGCCTGTTCCCTGAGCATTGCGGCACACGCTCATCCTTCTCGCCACGGAGCGGGCGTCTCCCTCAGGCCAGCGCCGTGGGCTCCGGGCTGGTCCCCAGGGACGTTCTGGGGCAGCTGCCGGCCACGTGCACACGGGCAGTTTCCCTCCGCTCGGCAacactgcattttaaattttcatcttttttcttcctagCTGAGTAAGTAAATCGTGGTTCATTAAAGCTTCAATTTGGATTGCTTTAATGCAATTGTGCATTTTCCCATGCACTGTACGTTAAACCTTTCTAATCAGTTCCTTGAAACAAGACAAAATCCTCATGTTCAGCCCGCAGGCCCTTTTTGGGTGGTGGTGAGCAGGCCACTAACCCCGGCCTGTTCTAGTCTGCTTGTCTGGAAACAGGCGAAAGCGTCGACCTGCCGGGGGATGTGCATTTGCTGCCTCCCGAGGGAGAGCTGTGTGCCTTGGGCAGAGACGTGGGCCCCACTCCAGCCGGCCGGACCCTGGAGGGGCGGCCCCATGTGAGACGGGCAGGGggcccccacccccctccacaACCGAGCCCAGAACTGAGTTGCCCCAACCTGTGAGCGCTGTGGGCTGTCTGTGCTACGTCCTGCAGGCGAGGCACTGCCAGCCACCCTGGGCCACTGGGGCCCGGCGTTGGCAGTAGCAGCAGCTCTGAACCAAGCCTCTCCCCCTGTCTTGCAGGGTCCCAGCATGGTGCTCAAGGCCTTCTTCCCCACGTGCTGTGCCTCAGCGGACAGTGGCCTGCTGGTGGGACGGTGGGTCCCGGAGCAGAGCAGCGCCGTGGTCCTGGCTGTGGTGCACTTTCCCTTCATCCCCATCCAGGTCAAGGAGCTCCTGGCCCAGGTGCAGCAGGCCAGCCGGGTGGGCGTGGCCGTGCTGGGCACCTGGTGCCACTGCCAGCAGAAGCCCGAGGAGAGCCTGGGCCGCTTCCTGGAGGGCCTGGGTGCCGTCTTCCCCCATGACCCCTGGCTGCAGCTGTGCCGGGAGCGGGGAAGCAAGTTCTGGAGCTGCAAGGCCACCCACCGGCAGGGGCCTGCCGCCCCTGGAGCTGCCAGTGAGGACCAGGTCATGCTTATCTTCTACGACCAGCGCAAGGTGCTGCTGTCCCGGCTGCACCCACTTGCAGCCCTGCCAGACCACCAGGCTGGAGAGGCCTCAGCCAGCACCGGCGGCCTGGCTGCCATCTTCGACACGGTGGCGCGCAGCGAGTCTCTTTTCCGCAGTGACCGGTTTGACGAGGGCCCCGTGCGGCTGAGCCACTGGCAGTCGGAGGGCGTGGAGGCCAGCATCCTCGTGGAGCTGGCCAAGCGGGCCTCGGGGCCCGTCTGCCTGCTGCTGGCGTGCCTGCTGTCACTGGTCTCGGCTGCCAGTGCCTGCCGGTAGgtgcccctggggctggggagggcacgGCAAAGCGGCGGCCCCCAAGGGCCCTAGGCCTACCCCTCAGTCTGCCCGGGGCATGGAGGCCAACAGATGGGCCTTTCCTGAGGCTCTTGGCCGCCCTGAACCCTGGCTCTCGTCCTGGCATCGAAGAGGATGTCCCAGTAGTGACTTCAGCTTTGTCCCTCACTTTTGGGGTGCAGCCAGGTTTTCTGGCAGCCTCGGTGACTACAGGGGGCCCAGTGGGTAGGAGTATGGGGTGAACCTCAGATAGCTCAGGCCCCTGAAAGAGAAATCAGATGATGACAGAGCTGGCTCATTGCTGCCCTGAGGCCGGTGTTTGCCCTGCCTGGGAGTTGGTTGTCCTGTGGGCACGTAGGCCGCCCGCTTCCCTGCTGCCCCTGACCTCGACACCACACAGGCGTCTGGGCAGTGCACGTTCGCAACGGACACCCTCACACGAGGCCGGGGCATGGCATCCACTCCCAGCAGCACGTGCCGGGGGTGGTGGTCCCTGAGCTCCGCTGCTCTGCGGAGTCACCTGGACTGCTCCTGGCTGAGGGGCTTGTAAAGGCAGCAACCTGGGGACTCTGGCAGCATCCGGGTGTCCTGGCGGATGGACAGGGGCCCTGAGGGCTGGGCTGTGGGGGCTTCTCTCTCCGTGGTGGCGGTCACCCTCGGTTGCCCCCAGGTCTAGGGACTCAGCACTGTCAGGTGTGGGGACGGCCCTTGCCCGCTCACTGGGGCCTCTGGGAACACGTGGGCACCGGCCTGGGGAGAGGGCCGTGGGCAGCTCTGCGTGGACAGCATGTGGGTTGTGGGAACTGCTGGGGACACTGACGAGAGGGGTGGCTTGAGGCTCCTCGATGGCCTTGGAATTAATTAGGTGAAGGTGTGTGTCTGAGTCCAGGTGCAGTTTTGGTGGCAGAAGGCCATTAGCTTTTGTCCACTTCTCAAAGGACCCAAGAGAGGTTAAGAACCGCTGTGTACACTGGATGTCGTGGCCCCGCAGAAAGGCGTTGGCTGTTGACTGATTGCGAGGGCCGTGACAGTCACCAGAGGCGTGGCGGTCGCTGCAGGAGCGAGGTCCCCTTGGCCCCTCGTGGCTTTGTGTCTTCCTCAGGGCCGCTCGAGGAGTGCTGTGGGGGCCTGGGCCACACAGGGCCGGTCTGCAGCCCTGGGGGGACGACGGcgtgggtgggggagggtccCGCCGTGGCCAGCGTGAGTCGGCCTTGAGGAAGGGGAGGGGCCTGTTGAACACAGTTCGTTGTGGGAATTGGTTCAAAGCCGTTACGTTGCAGAGAAAGGCTTTAAACATTCGAGGTCAAcagctttttcttcctctcaagGTTCTCAGCAAGCAGTTGGTGGTAGTTCTGCACTTTCTACCAgttccccccccccctttttttaatttttgaaacagagtctcactttgtcgccgaggctggagtgcggtggtgcagcctccaactcctggactcaagcgaccctcccacctgagtagccgggactattggcgccaccacgcccggctaatttttcttatttttttgtagagatggggtctcactaagTTGTCAAGggtggtcttgaattcctggcctccagtgatcctcccccctcggcctcccaaagtgctgggattctaggttgcgccaccacgcctggcctctgtGAGTCCTTTAGGTGCCTCCTGCTTCCAGCAAGGCCTCTGAAGGGAACGTGAGGGCTCTGAACGCAGTGGTTGGGCACTGTTTTCTGCCTTTGCTTGCAAACGTCTCCCCTTGGCCTGTAAAATTCTGCAGAAGCATCTCTGCTTCCTTTGCCTCGTGAGAAATGCGGGCTCGCTGGGAAGCCGGGCCAGTCTGGGGGAGCCTTGCCGAGCCTTCTGGGCCACCATGCGCCATGGTGAGGCACCCGGTGGGTGGAAGGTTGCGCTCTCCCCGCTTGTGGGGCACCACCTCGGCACCTGGCTTTGGGAGTCTGCTGGTGAGTGGAGGTGTGCTGGGGCCAGCACTTTGTGAGGAGTTAGGGGCTTACGCAGTGAGGTtggctgcccacctgcccctcctcacTGGCCCACAGCTGGGCCCCGCCCACCGCCGCCCTGCCCGGTCCCCGCTCTACATGGGAGGAGGCGTTGGCGGCAGGAGGGCTGAGCACGGCATCTGGCCCTTGCCTCCTTCGCAGGGTGTTCAAGCTGTGGCCCCTGTCCTTCCTTGGGAGCAAGCTCTCCACCTGCCAGCAGCTCCGGCACCGGCTGCAGCAGCTCACCCTCATCTTCAGCACGCAGAAGGCCACGGACCCCGCTGAGCTGATGAGGTGCGACCGCCCTGTCTCCTCCCCGAGGCTGGAtgtgccccaggcccagcccttcTGCCATCCCCACTCTGCACCAGGCCTGTCACCCGGACCCTCCGGCCAGGCCCCCCGGGGCCCAGGCTGCTGCTGGCTGCCCTCACACCCCCTCCCGCTGGCCCCCCCTTCCAGGAAGGCCAACATGCTTGTCTCGGTGCTCCTGGATGTGGCCCTCGGCCTTGTGCTGCTGTCCT
This window contains:
- the PIGQ gene encoding phosphatidylinositol N-acetylglucosaminyltransferase subunit Q, with the protein product MVLKAFFPTCCASADSGLLVGRWVPEQSSAVVLAVVHFPFIPIQVKELLAQVQQASRVGVAVLGTWCHCQQKPEESLGRFLEGLGAVFPHDPWLQLCRERGSKFWSCKATHRQGPAAPGAASEDQVMLIFYDQRKVLLSRLHPLAALPDHQAGEASASTGGLAAIFDTVARSESLFRSDRFDEGPVRLSHWQSEGVEASILVELAKRASGPVCLLLACLLSLVSAASACRVFKLWPLSFLGSKLSTCQQLRHRLQQLTLIFSTQKATDPAELMRKANMLVSVLLDVALGLVLLSWLHRKNRLGQLADALVPVADHVAEQLQHLLQWLMGAPAGLKMNRALDQVLGRFFLYHIHLWISYIHLMSPFIEHILWHVGLSACLGLTVALSILWDIIALLTFHIYCFYVYGARLYCLKVYGLSSLWRLFRGKKWNVLRQRVDSCSYDLDQLLIGTLLFTILVFLLPTTALYYLVFTLLRLLVVAVQGLIHLLVDMVNSLPLYSLGLRLCRPYRLAAGVKFRILEHQAGRPLRLLMQINPLPYGRVVHTYRLPSCGCHPKHSWGSLCRKLFLGELIYPWRQREDKQD